In the Naumovozyma dairenensis CBS 421 chromosome 4, complete genome genome, one interval contains:
- the PIB2 gene encoding Pib2p (similar to Saccharomyces cerevisiae PIB2 (YGL023C); ancestral locus Anc_4.97) produces MSSIHSQPSDGSLTSKMNMIQGDKHLQPAPLPPLPPPPQQQQQQQSNNNTIIITNNQRRGSQKLNVVPLTIKEEDEETDSTTTGQQRGITSNRQNSNERNNGLIQPHRQQPMRNNSTTAILRKKSSLSLNNRRNNNNSNNPVEESPISIKSTKSIPLNRSNSSITFEKQKIVPRSRTHSEQSILSSLSLKSLIHNQPQYNNNNNNANIDNNATSLKSYKSLIDMSKQIQSPAMFSLRRNTSTTTTTTNTNNNNINGINNNNNNNNNNSAATSIINNNTNNTNTTDDDNNNNTNASIYSDKTEIGSKVPLIENKRTNLDSMKKNTYNNNVQTDTSSSSNNNNNNKPLTISTLMSEQNNNMKDNNEKVISDDAEHTVVDDNNESDDAEAMAQKNLTTQALRKLSILKISKVSSPNDGDDTNEIDTNESNNNSNIRDSFVNMTKSTSSNDIDNNNNNRINKTNDTNINHNANKNDNMNVQEPLINDNFTTKPDLSRRCSESSTSSSSLSESPLSFSKHVSNYNLPKKTPSDARLPNSKTTSNNDIITKKTTSFIRGSSNTNIRMENNNTNVSSSSNMVPDSHSHSHSHSNIIRTTTPVRKLNRMANVSVLHTSNNNPTTTTNNNTSNNNNNNTGTGIQQKRLLRHSSKNNLRNHNLPMQQQPARGQSPSLLSPVQNKRHIKQISNPKKPLYVPAVLRNVSETNITNEDLNSLLPSSLLPQQPLPPPSTSASSSSQDKIMNNNSKFNSPQPYISNDLMPHGTTSDHHNSNRKNINPLMTITNENGITLPTTSSRSSIRSATSSMIESYKSKVTSFLFPDSSITRQEDEPSHDHWIPDSKRSECLKCHKKFTLCERKHHCRHCGEIFCSEHLRHWLYLDHQANFIISTKIDLFENVNMNNTNNNNNSNNGGGVLCKVCDFCLEKYENVSNENSKIQLNGNSSVHHDNTTNENEQQRNGNVADSNNSKQIKNANEMNSRKKN; encoded by the coding sequence ATGAGTAGCATACATAGTCAACCAAGTGATGGCTCATTGACATCCAAAATGAACATGATACAAGGCGATAAACATCTACAACCAGCACCACTACCACCActaccaccaccaccacaacaacaacaacaacaacaatcaaataataatacgataataataaccaaCAATCAAAGAAGAGGATctcaaaaattaaatgtaGTGCCTCTCActataaaagaagaagatgaggaaACAGATTCAACTACTACGGGACAACAGCGAGGAATAACTTCGAATAGACAAAACTCAAACGAAAGAAATAATGGTCTCATTCAACCACATAGACAACAACCAATGAGGAATAATTCAACAACTGCAATACTAAGGAAAAAATCATCGTTATCCTTAAAtaatagaagaaataataataacagtaaTAACCCTGTAGAAGAATCTCCCATATCTATTAAATCTACTAAATCAATACCATTAAATAgatctaattcttcaatcacttttgaaaaacaaaaaattgttCCAAGATCAAGAACTCATTCAGAACAAAGCATTTTAAGTAGTTTATctttgaaatcattaattCACAACCAACCACAatacaataacaataataataacgcTAATATCGACAACAACGCAACATCATTGAAATCTTATAAAAGTTTGATTGATATGTCCAAACAAATTCAATCTCCTGCAATGTTCTCCCTAAGGAGAAATACTAGcactactactactactactaatacaaacaacaataatataaacggcatcaataataataataataataataataataattctgcCGCAACTTCAATcattaataacaataccAACAACACTAACACTAccgatgatgataataataacaacactAATGCTTCAATATATTCTGATAAAACTGAAATAGGATCAAAAGTACCCCttatagaaaataaaagaacaaatcTTGATTccatgaaaaaaaatacttataataataacgtaCAAACTGatacatcatcatcatcaaataataataacaataataaaccaCTCACCATATCTACTTTAATGTctgaacaaaataataacatgaAGGATAATAACGAGAAAGTAATTTCTGATGATGCTGAACATACAGTAGTAGATGACAATAATGAAAGTGATGATGCAGAAGCAATGGctcaaaaaaatttaactACTCAAGCTTTAAGGAAATTAtcgatattgaaaatatctaAAGTTTCATCCCCCAATGATGGAGATGATacaaatgaaattgataccaatgaaagtaataataatagtaacatTAGAGATAGTTTTGTTAATATGACCAaatcaacttcttcaaatgatattgataataataataataatcgtATAAACAAAACTAATGACACAAACATCAATCACAATgctaataaaaatgataatatgaATGTTCAAGAGCCACTTATAAATGACAATTTTACAACAAAACCAGATCTCTCACGTAGATGTTCAGAatcttcaacttcttcatcttcattatcagaaagtccattatcattttcaaaacatgTATCAAATTATAATTTACCTAAAAAGACTCCAAGTGATGCAAGATtaccaaattcaaaaacTACCTCGAATAACGATATCATTACTAAAAAGACAACATCATTTATAAGAGGATCTTCAAACACAAACATTAgaatggaaaataataataccaatgttagtagtagtagtaatatGGTACCCGATTCTCATTCTCATTCTCATTCtcattcaaatattataaGAACAACAACTCCTGTCAGAAAATTAAATAGAATGGCAAATGTTTCTGTATTACATACTTCCAATAACAATCCAACTACCacaactaataataataccagtaataataataataataataccgGTACTGGAATTCAACAAAAACGATTATTAAGACATTCATCCAAAAATAACCTACGAAATCATAATCTCCCGATGCAACAACAACCCGCTCGTGGACAATCACCTTCATTACTTTCTCCTGTACAAAACAAACGTCACATTAAGCAAATTAGTAATCCTAAAAAACCGTTATATGTCCCAGCTGTTCTACGGAACGTTTCAGAAACAAATATAACAaatgaagatttgaattcattattaccatcatcattattaccACAACAACCATTACCACCTCCATCCACGTCagcttcatcttcttcacaagataaaattatgaataataacagtaaATTTAATTCACCACAACCATACATCtctaatgatttaatgCCACACGGTACTACAAGTGACCACCACAACTCTAAcagaaagaatataaacCCATTAATGACAATCACAAACGAGAACGGGATAACATTACCAACTACATCATCAAGATCCAGTATCAGATCAGCAACCTCTTCCATGATAGAATCATACAAATCAAAAGTAACATCATTCTTATTCCCTGATTCATCCATTACTAGACAAGAAGATGAACCATCACATGATCATTGGATCCCTGATTCGAAAAGATCAGAATGCTTAAAATGTCATAAAAAATTCACACTATGTGAAAGGAAACATCATTGTCGTCATTGTGGGGAAATTTTCTGTTCTGAACATTTACGTCATTGGTTATATCTGGATCATCAGGCAAATTTCATAATTAGTACAAAAATAGATTTGTTTGAGAATGTCAACATGAATaacactaataataataataacagtaaTAATGGTGGTGGGGTGCTTTGTAAAGTTTGTGACTTCTGTTTGGAGAAATATGAAAATGTGTCAAATGAAAATAGTAAGATACAATTAAATGGGAATTCATCAGTTCATCATGATAACACGACgaatgaaaatgaacaacaacGAAATGGAAACGTGGCTGacagtaataatagtaaacaaattaaaaatgCAAATGAGATGAATAGTcgtaaaaaaaattaa
- the NDAI0D03660 gene encoding uncharacterized protein (ancestral locus Anc_4.94) gives MNITDEERQRRRREKFSNATTLKIKNDLLKDTSLLSRTTTDSNSNINSLINDPMTRLNYLDQLEGLSNSHNGTDTTISLEHGLRKLREVIIKIYYENYKDGNFVTFVKKVYFLSYKYFISSCKINELGGTILSFLYEHRYELDVPKEYIDVYHFYTSHFQKNLGKFMQEIAFNPNSSLVGNDRIIMRMALTYVKYSSCPSFWFQSLESYSEDSLVYEFLTTSGIKKNMQIRCIDLASKCYNQLSLDFFKERWLGNTVLDPVGLRQLNDIYLLETRNNGHQTIIFRKKNATPKAKQRIHNGIDKC, from the coding sequence ATGAACATAactgatgaagaaagaCAACGAAGGAGAAGagaaaagttttcaaatgCTACAACATTAAAGattaaaaatgatttaCTAAAAGATACCTCCTTATTAAGTCGGACCACAAcagattcaaattcaaatataaattcattaattaatgatcCCATGACAAGATTAAACTACTTAGATCAATTGGAAGGACTTTCTAACAGCCACAATGGTACTGATACCACCATTTCACTTGAGCATGGGTTACGGAAATTACGTGAAGTCATCATCAAGATCTATTatgaaaattataaagatgGAAATTTCGTTACATTTGTGAAAAAAGTATATTTCCTAAGTTATAAgtatttcatttcttcttgCAAGATCAATGAGTTGGGAGGTACCATTTTAAGCTTTCTATACGAGCATCGTTACGAATTAGATGTCCCAAAGGAATATATCGATGTTTATCACTTCTATACATCTCATTTCCAAAAGAATTTAGGCAAATTCATGCAAGAAATAGCGTTTAACCCAAACAGCAGCTTAGTGGGTAATGATAGGATAATAATGCGAATGGCATTAACATATGTGAAGTATAGTAGCTGCCCCAGTTTCTGGTTCCAATCGTTAGAAAGTTATTCTGAGGATTCTTTAGTTTATGAATTCCTAACTACATCtggaataaaaaaaaatatgcaAATACGTTGTATTGATTTAGCAAGTAAATGCTATAATCAGCTTTctcttgattttttcaaagaacGATGGTTAGGTAATACTGTTTTGGATCCAGTGGGCCTTAGACAATTAAACGATATTTATCTACTTGAAACTAGAAATAATGGTCatcaaacaataatattcagAAAGAAGAATGCAACTCCCAAGGCTAAACAACGAATTCATAATGGGATTGATAAATGTTGA
- the NDAI0D03670 gene encoding uncharacterized protein: protein MTRDQEDVGGKEVGTPFFSLQKSTTQQGIPLRRPFGKRNICQRWEVLKGLVSGSTNITQEANMLTDNDWIMDEPFTFGISNDYSLAVIYRDYIMKHYLVSPEYFVNHMGSDFPIDDIIREGNQHTLVVVGNRLEIQTAYLSCDIDEKGKHGLNDCPFFVPNVKDLLVSMERVQAIIYKSDNYKKLQEMPFSPFQKSHSFDFLPPSPYSGLPIQAIFFHCTELEAETYRELLVVYRNRVIRQHDPPTVERVMRLFLNPPYEIYVRPSFITGKDQESADEFSHQEHSSDVTCEERKTYQYYTALKGKNWLDMIKREKELEETFLDACGLRL from the coding sequence ATGACCAGAGACCAAGAAGACGTAGGAGGGAAGGAAGTAGGCACaccatttttttcccttCAAAAATCAACTACTCAGCAAGGGATACCCCTGAGGCGACCATTCGGGAAACGTAATATATGTCAGAGATGGGAAGTGTTGAAAGGCCTTGTTTCCGGAAGTACAAATATTACCCAAGAAGCCAATATGTTGACAGACAATGATTGGATCATGGATGAACCATTTACTTTTGGTATCAGTAATGATTATTCCTTGGCAGTAATTTATAGAGACTATATCATGAAACATTATTTGGTAAGTCCCGAATACTTTGTCAACCACATGGGTTCAGACTTTCCCATAGATGATATTATAAGAGAAGGAAACCAACATACATTAGTTGTTGTAGGAAATAGGCTTGAAATTCAGACTGCCTATCTTTCATGTGATATTGACGAAAAAGGTAAACATGGCTTAAATGATTGCCCTTTTTTTGTTCCCAACGTAAAGGACCTTTTGGTTTCAATGGAAAGGGTCCAAGccattatatataaaagcGACAATTATAAAAAACTTCAAGAGATGCCTTTCTCCCCGTTCCAGAAATCTCATTCCTTTGATTTTCTTCCACCGTCACCTTACTCTGGTCTTCCAATCCAAgcaattttctttcattgCACCGAATTGGAAGCAGAGACATATCGTGAATTATTGGTGGTTTATAGAAACCGAGTAATCCGTCAACATGACCCACCCACGGTTGAACGTGTTATGCGACTATTTTTAAATCCTCCATATGAAATCTATGTCAGGCCCTCCTTTATAACTGGCAAAGATCAAGAGAGTGCTGATGAATTTTCACATCAGGAACATTCTTCTGATGTCACGTGTGAAGAACGCAAAacatatcaatattatacTGCACTGAAAGGTAAAAATTGGCTTGATATGATAAAAAGGGAAAAGGAACTTGAGGAGACTTTTCTCGATGCCTGCGGCCTAAGGCTTTAA